From a single Gemmatimonadota bacterium genomic region:
- a CDS encoding PEGA domain-containing protein — MSKGVANYLLVVLCAFSLMSCGALFKGSTQTVSIKAFQQGATIEVDGQTYVSPALIELPRNQNYVVTISKEGYETQQVRINRTVSGSIVILDILGGVLPVVIDAVMGTWYNLSPGEINVNLESKQSGLLDIPVKITTTDEVSVKIESPQPVQIKIEKAE; from the coding sequence ATGAGTAAAGGAGTTGCAAACTATCTATTGGTCGTTCTGTGCGCTTTTTCTCTTATGAGTTGTGGCGCACTTTTCAAGGGTTCAACACAAACGGTTAGCATTAAGGCGTTCCAGCAGGGAGCTACTATTGAAGTCGATGGGCAAACTTATGTCAGCCCTGCTTTGATAGAACTGCCGCGGAATCAGAATTATGTTGTTACCATTTCAAAAGAAGGATATGAAACGCAACAGGTACGAATCAACAGAACGGTGAGCGGTAGTATCGTTATCCTTGACATTCTCGGCGGCGTCTTACCTGTTGTTATAGATGCCGTTATGGGCACTTGGTACAACCTCTCCCCAGGAGAAATCAACGTCAATCTCGAAAGCAAACAATCTGGCCTTCTGGACATACCTGTTAAAATCACTACAACCGATGAGGTATCTGTGAAAATTGAGTCGCCACAACCTGTCCAGATCAAAATAGAAAAAGCTGAATGA